The Pseudocalidococcus azoricus BACA0444 genome segment TGGGTTATCAGGCCTGGAGATAGAGAAAGCCAGCCATTAAAGCCAGTATCTATAATTGCATCCTGGGAAAAATAAAACCATCATGACGACGAATAGACAACTGAATAATTGCTTCAAACTCAGCATTTACAAAGCCACTAATCATGAAATTTTCCGGCTACTTTGTCCAAAACGGCGTACATAGCGAGAACCAATCCGCACCATCCAAATTTGAGCATCAGGGTGACGGGCTTCAAGACGATTGGCAGTAGTGATTTCACTAGAATCTACTTCAAAATCTCCTGTTTCAAGATCAATCGCGACGACTTTTCCCTGATTGTCGAACTCCACTTGAGCACGAATCTGAGTTTCATAGAGTGCATCCCCACGCCGGGCAAACTCTTCTTTGGTATATCGGGGGTGTCTAACAGTCACAGGCTTAACCTTAATTGAGTCATCACCTCTCCATTCTAATTGGAGTCCCCATAATCCAATCGCACTTTATAAAATGTCCTGCCGAAGAAACCGCTATCATGGAGTGTCTGGTAGCTTACAAATCTTTCACCCTCAAACTGAATTATGCCCTTAGCTGCGATCAAACGAAGTTGGGCCAAGCTCCCCCTCATTGCCGAACTCACGACCAAGCTCCAACAGCAACAATCCCTGCATCTGACTGGCATCCCCCGACTGGTCAAGGGCCTGGTTGCCTCGACTTTAGCGCAATCACAGCCGCTCCTGGTCATCACTGCCACCTTAGAAGAAGCCGGACGTTGGGCCGCGCAGTTGGAAATGATGGGTTGGGGGTCAGTGTTGTTCTATCCCACCTCCGAAGCCTCACCCTACGATCCCTTTGACATGGAAGCCGAGATGGCCTGGGGCCAGTTACAGGTTTTAGCGGAATTGGGTCGGGAAAACTCGAATTTAGCCATTGTCACCACCGAGCGCGCCCTCCAGCCCCATTTACCACCCCCGGATTTATTTCAAGACTATTGTTTACGGCTTGAGGTCGGTCAGGAAAGCAATCTCAAAGCACTGAGTCAAACCCTGGCCAATTTGGGTTATGAGCGAGTTCCCTTGGTTGAATCGGAAGGGCAATGGAGTCAGCGGGGCGACATTCTCGATATTTTTCCCGTCTCGGCGGAGTTACCGGTGCGTTTGGAGTGGTTTGGAGAACAATTAGAAAAACTGCGGGAATTTGATCCGGCCAATCAACGCTCACTTGATGCCATCCCCAAACTTGTTCTCACCCCTACCAGTTTTAGTCCCCTGATTGACCAGGCCCTGAGTCAGTCGCAAAAATCACAGATTCAAGCCCTTCTTACCCCCCCAGAACAAGAACAATGGCAAGCGGGAACACCCCCCGAAGGAATGCGGCGATTTTTAGGATTAGCGTTTGACCAGCCCGCCAGTTTAATTGATTATCTAGCTCCGAATACATTGGTGGTTTTAGATGAGCCGGAACAGTGCCGTCAACATAGTCATCACTGGTATGAACAAATTGAAAGCCATTGGCAAGAGGTGAATCAACGGTCGTTAATGCCCGCGACCCATCAAACCTTTGTAGACTGTTTAACTCAAATTGATCCCTATCAACAACTCAAGCTGAATGAACTCGCGGAAGTGAATCAGGGGTTAAATTTATCCAGTCGCCCAGTACCAGCCATCCCCCATCAATTTGGCAAACTTGCTGAAACCATCCGCCAAGAACGGGAGAAAAAGTTTACGGTTTGGCTCATTTCGGCCCAACCCAGTCGCTCAGTGGCATTGCTTCAAGAACACGATTGCCCGGCCCAATTTGTCCCTAACCCCAAAGATTTCCCGGCCATTGATAAGCTCCAGGCCCAGCGAGTTCCAATCGCATTGAAATATTCGGGACTAGCCGAGTTAGAAGGGTTTATCTTACCGACTCTGCGCACCGTTGTTGTCACCGACCGGGAATTTTTTGGGCAGCATAGTCTGGCCAATATGGGCTATGTCCGTAAACGCCGCCGGGCCGCCTCGAAACAAGTGGATGTCAACAAACTCCAGCCCGGCGATTATGTCGTTCATCGGCAGCACGGGATTGGGCGATTTCTCAAACTCGAACCCCTGTCAATCAGCCATGAAACCCGCGAATACTTAGTCATTCAATATGCCGATGGAGTCCTACGGATTGCCGCTGATCAATTTAATACCCTCTCCCGCTTACGCACTGGACAAGACACCCCACCCCAGTTAAATAAACTCAGTGGACAGGCCTGGGAAAAGACAAAGCAAAAAGTTAGAAAAGCAATCAAAAAAGTTGCGGTTGACCTGCTCCAACTCTATGCCCAACGGGCCCAACAACAAGGGTTTCGCTATCCCCCAGATCAGCCTTGGCAAGTGGAAATGGAGGATTCATTCCCCTATCAGCCGACACCGGATCAACTCAAAGCCACGCAAGACGTGAAGCAGGATATGGAATCGGATCGGCCCATGGATCGCTTGGTCTGTGGCGATGTCGGTTTTGGTAAAACTGAGGTGGCGATTCGGGCGATTTTCAAAGCCATTACAGCCGGGAAACAAGTTGCGGTTTTGGCTCCCACGACAATCCTGACTCAACAGCATTACCACACCTTGAAAGAACGCTTTGCTCCCTATCCAATTCATGTTGGCTTACTCAATCGGTTTCGCACCGGGGAAGAACGGAAAAATATCCTCCAACGCTTGGCCACTGGGGAATTAGATGTAGTCGTGGGCACCCATCAACTGCTCGGCAAAGGCGTAAATTTCCGCGACTTGGGCCTGCTCGTCATTGATGAAGAACAACGATTTGGCGTGAATCAAAAGGAAAAAATTAAATCCCTCAAAACCCAGGTGGATGTTTTAACCCTCAGTGCGACACCGATTCCCCGAACCTTGTATATGGCCTTGTCCGGTGTCCGAGAAATGAGTGTAATTACTACGCCGCCGCCATCCAGACGACCGATTCAAACCCATTTATCCCCCTATGACTTGGAAGCGATCCGTTCAGCCATCAGACAGGAGTTGGATCGGGGCGGGCAGGTGTTTTATGTGGTGCCGCGGGTGGCCGGGATTGAGGAGGTGGCTGGGAGATTGCAACTGATGGTTCCTGGCGCGCGGATATTGGTGGCCCATGGGCAAATGCAGGAAGGGGAACTGGAATCCACGATGTTGGGATTTTCTAATGCTGAGGCGGAAATTCTCGTCTGTACGACCATTATTGAATCCGGTTTAGATATCCCCCGTGTCAATACCATTCTGGTGGAAGATGCCCAAAAATTTGGCCTGGCCCAACTCTATCAACTCCGGGGGCGGGTGGGGCGGGCCGGAATTCAAGCTCATGCCTGGTTATTTTATCCGCGCCAAGAATCTCTCACCGATGAAGCACGGGCGAGATTGCGGGCGATTCAGGAATTTACCCAACTCGGTTCTGGCTATCAACTGGCGATGCGGGATATGGAAATTCGCGGTGTCGGGAATCTCTTGGGAGCCGAACAACACGGACAAATGGATGCAATTGGCTTTGATTTGTATGTGGAGATGTTGGAAGAAGCCATTGCCGAAATTCGGGGTCAGGAGATTCCCACGGTGGAAGATACCCAAATTGATCTGAGTGTCACGGCCTTTATCCCTGCTGACTATATTCCCGACATGGAACAAAAGATGAGTACCTATCGCGCTATTTCTGCCTCCCAAGATGGCCTGGCGTTGAAACAGGTATTACTCGATTTAACGGATCGCTATGGTGTACCGCCGGCCCCGGTGATGCAACTGATTCGTGTCGTTGAACTCAAACAAGTGGCCAAAAAACTTGGCTTTTCTCGCATCCGGCCCGAATCTAAACAACACGTGATTCTCGAAACCCCGATGGCAGAACCGGCCTGGACTGTGTTAGCGAGCAATTTACCCACCCACCTACAAACCCGATTTGTCTATAGTCCAGGAAAAGTCACCGTGCGGGGCCTGGGGATGCAAACGGCGGATAAACAGCTAGAAAGTCTAATTGATTGGTTAGGTAAACTACAGATCAATGTCGTCAAAGCTGGGCAACAGGGTAATTGACCGCTTGAGAAATCTAAATCGCTCTTTCAGGATTCACGCAAAGTACCTTTATCGCCATTCTAAGCAAGAGTAGGATACTGGGAATATATAGTAATTAAAAATAAGACTTATAGATTACGAGTAGAGTAGTCTCGAATAATGTCATCTATCTTTGTATTCGGTGGTGCGTACTGCCTCCGTTTTTTTAACGCAGCAAAATCGTACTCTATCTTGTTATAGACCAACGGTCGTGCGAAGCAGTCTGGAGAATATTTAGTTAGGAACCGTGAGCTTCGGTAACACCCATGTGGATAGCTACGTCTCTACGAACGTTGCTCTACAAAACAGTCAGCATCAACACTTCCCTTAATGAGCATGGGGGCTAGAAGTTCATCGTTACATCGGCTCATCAGCAGATTATCCCGTGTCTCTCGTTTCCCTGGCCGATTGCCAAAGAGCTTGACCCCTCGTTTTGCCCAACCCCACGGCTGATAGACGCGAGTGTCAAATCCACATTCATCGATGTAAACCAGGTGAGAAGACCCATGTCTCTTCACAATCCCTTGCAACTGCTTCAGGTAGGCTTGACGCTCATGCGTATCTCGTTCTTGATATTTGTGCTGTTTTTTTTCGAGTAATCTGCATGGCTTTCAGGGCAGACCAAATCGCATTAATGTTCACCCCAAAATGAGCCGCTCTATCACTGAGACAGGCATTAGGATAGTCGTGGACGTGGCGTTCTAGGGCAGACCAATCCAGCTTCCGTTGGCGGCGTTTAACGACGGTCGGGCGCAAGTCCTCACGATTTAACCAGTTATAAACTGTTGCCGGGCACACTTGAAAAAAGCGAGCAGCTTCCGCCTTACTGCCTCCCTCCCTCACAAACGTCACAACACGGGTGCGCAAATCCATACTGTAAGGCATTCGCTTTCCTGTCTCTATTTCTTAATTGTAAATACTATATTGGCAAAATCTGGGGGTGAAAGAGTTTGATACCCCTCTGCCGCAAGTGGATGATGTGCTTTATTTTCCGGGGAAGGGAAGCTATATCTGCCATACATCCCCAGTGACCGAGAGCGGCATAATTCCCTGGATTGACGCGGAGCCGGAAGTCTGGCAACCGTTGGCAGGGGATATTCGTTGGGGGTTTCTCTATCGATTCAGTAGCAATACGTCTGATGGGCTGCCCAATCCTACGGCTGGTTATTTTCGGTTTAGTGCGGCTTCCGGCTCAACTCTAACCATTCGGATTCACGCCGAAGATTACGAAGGAAATGATCTGAGAAAACTGCTGGACACCCTGTATTACAAGGCGATTATCTATATTTCCCGTCCCAATCCCAACGATCCTGCTTATCGGATATTCAAGCTCAGTAATAATGGCATCCCTGGCGGTAGCGCGGATTTAACAAGCTATGACCGGGCCTGGACGTTTGCTCAAGTTTTGGGCAGTCAAGGGACGCTTGAGGATAACGAGGTTCTCCGGGTGATGATTTTCCCGGCGGGTGACAAGGGAGATACTGGGCTTAACGGTGATAATGGGGCTGATGGGGTTGATGGGCAGGACGGCAATGATGGGTTTGACGGCATCACAATCCCCATGCGGTTTTCGACAGCAACGGAGGCGGGGGCAGCGGGGGGGCGAGTCCGGCGGAATAATGCCAGTTTTGCCTCAACGACTACGCTTTATTTCAGTAACGAAGACCTGAACACGGTTAACACTACGCCTCTTTTAAGCCTGATCAATTCCGGTTCAGTGGTGCATTTGCGGAAGCTGGACAATACGGCCTATGCGTTTTACAAGGCTTTGGGGTCGGTGGTGGCTGAGTCTGGGTATCTCAGTCTGCCCGTGGAGTATTTGGCTCATCTCGGGAGCTTTGCAGATGAGACGGATTTAAGTGTCGGGCTGATGTTGCGGGGGCCGGCCGGTGAGTCCAATGCTGATGTTTGGCTCCTAGAACCCTGTCGGGCGGCAACCACAGAATCCATTACACTGTCTGGACTGCAAACCGTTGACGGGGTTTCCTTGGCGGGTGGTGATCGGGTGCTAGTTAAAGACCAGGGCAGTGCTACCGCTAACGGAATTTACCTAGCAGCTTCTGGTTCTTGGGAACGGGCTACGGATTTGGATGATGCCGCTAAGTTTAGACAGGGCCTGGGCGTAGCTATCTTGGCCGGCACTGATCAGGAAAATACGATTTGGCTCCTCAAAAGTGCCGTCTCAACCCTTGGCGCAGACCCAGTGAATTGGGAACAGGTGCAAGGCTCCGGGGAGTCCGGTGGAGGCGGTACTCTAGGTAGCTATCAGGTATTAACGGGCAATAACACAGTTCCAGCGGTCAACAACACCTACCTGATCCTCCCTGGAAATTCCGTAACAGAGATTATTAGGCTGCCTGCCAACGAGGATTGCGAGGTGGGCGATTGGCTAGAGTTTATGTCAGATGCTACTCAGCAGGTAGTTCTGAAGGCAAACGTGGATCAGGCGATTATCGTGAGCCAGTCCGCGAACTATACCCTGAACGATATTCCGGCCAGTAATTTCAGGCTCTATGCCTCTAACGGAGGAAACACTTACGAAGGTGTGGGTTGCCGTTTGGTCTATCTCGGGACGGACGAAAACGAGCAGCTAAAGGAGTTTGATATTAATGGCGATCCCGTGCTGGACGAGTACGACAATCAACTTTACTACACCCCTGTTGGTGGCACTGGGGTCTGGAAGCTGTTTTATTCGACCAGCTACCTGAGCAGTTGATAAGTTTCACTTATATGTGATCATTTAATTCTGGATCAAATCTGTCAGAGAGAATGATCCAAAAATCATGATTTCTTGATCCAGAATTTGGTGACTCGTTACAGTGCTCAACGCCTTACGGCATCTAAGGTAGAGGCAACCCTAGTGATTGTTAACGTAAACAATTCACTTAAGTGCTCAACGCCTTACGGCATCTAAGGTAGAGGCAATGGCCTCTGGGGTGATTCAGTTTGCGACTGATGCGTGCTCAACGCCTTACGGCATCTAAGGTAGAGGAACCAACGGTTCAGTTTGGACTTTGTCCCACGCTTTATGTGCTCAACGCCTTACGGCATCTAAGGTAGAGGAACGGCCTCTCACTAGGGGCCTTTCTTTATGGAGAAAAGTGCTCAACGCCTTACGGCATCTAAGGTAGAGGAACTGATCACTTTGACCACGGCCCCTTGATTGGAGATGTGCTCAACGCCTTACGGCATCTAAGGTAGAGGAACGAGTTCGGAAAACTCGAGGCTTTCGGCAAGAAAGCGTGCTCAACGCCTTACGGCATCTAAGGTAGAGGAACGCTACCAAGTGCGGAAGTAACTGCCGCTAAGGGATGTGCTCAACGCCTTACGGCATCTAAGGTAGAGGAACCGTTCCGCAACATGCTCGCGCTGCCGTTCCTGCTCGTGTGCTCAACGCCTTACGGCATCTAAGGTAGAGGAACACGGTAAAGTCGAATGTCCGAGAAAAGAACGACAAGTGCTCAACGCCTTACGGCATCTAAGGTAGAGGAACACCAAACTTAAAGCAACCTGTTTCGGTGAAGCGGCAGTGCTCAACGCCTTACGGCATCTAAGGTAGAGGAACTGGATAAATCAGTGGTCATCTCGGCCAATACCTCTAGGGGTGCTCAACGCCTTACGGCATCTAAGGTAGAGGAACTGAAATCAGACGAATTGACTGATGAAAATGTTGAAGTGCTCAACGCCTTACGGCATCTAAGGTAGAGGAACTTCCACAATTACCCGCCGTAACCAGGCCCCCTTTTGTGGGTGCTCAACGCCTTACGGCATCTAAGGTAGAGGAACGTTATCAGTGGGTAATTTGAAAGACTTACAGATTGTGCTCAACGCCTTACGGCATCTAAGGTAGAGGAACTTAGCTTGGTCAATTCAGCGATTTTAAGACTTTCAAGTGCTCAACGCCTTACGGCATCTAAGGTAGAGGAACTTAGAAAGTAAGCATTATCCCCAAAGTGCTTAAGGCGTGCTCAACGCCTTACGGCATCTAAGGTAGAGGAACCGCCATACGGGATGACGTAGCTCTCAGTTTCTTGGGGTGCTCAACGCCTTACGGCATCTAAGGTAGAGGAACTAGCGTCTAGAGCTAACTCAGCACTAGCAGTAAGTTGTGCTCAACGCCTTACGGCATCTAAGGTAGAGGAACACCAAACTTAAAGCAACCTGTTTCGGTAAATCTGCAGTGCTCAACGCCTTACGGCATCTAAGGTAGAGGAACCGCCTAACGGCCGCTTTATCCTTCCCCTTACGCGTGTGCTCAACGCCTTACGGCATCTAAGGTAGAGGAACCTGTAAGCTATATTTAATTCACTTAATACAGCTTTCGTGCTCAACGCCTTACGGCATCTAAGGTAGAGGAACCCTGGTAGTTGGATATTTTGTAACCGTTCATTATTTCGTGCTCAACGCCTTACGGCATCTAAGGTAGAGGAACAAGGTTATACTTTCGGCACTGCAATAATTAACGGTGTGCTCAACGCCTTACGGCATCTAAGGTAGAGGAACGCTACAATCCGCTCTGGCATAACCTTTGTCTTAATGTGCTCAACGCCTTACGGCATCTAAGGTAGAGGAACTGTAAGATATATTTAATTCACCTAATACAGCCTTCGTGCTCAACGCCTTACGGCATCTAAGGTAGAGGAACAAACCATTCGTTGTAATCTTGCAAATCGTTTAATAGTGCTCAACGCCTTACGGCATCTAAGGTAGAGGAACTTAGACGGTGCTAGTGCAGCACCCAAATCGCAGAAGGTGCTCAACGCCTTACGGCATCTAAGGTAGAGGAACAATAGTTGTAATTTTGTCGTAGAGCAAAGTCAAAGTGGTGCTCAACGCCTTACGGCATCTAAGGTAGAGGAACAGCTCCTAGTTGTCATGGTTCAGACACGAGAATAAGGTGCTCAACGCCTTACGGCATCTAAGGTAGAGGAACCACTGGCTGGCTGTTCTTCATACTGTCATGAATAAGTGCTCAACGCCTTACGGCATCTAAGGTAGAGGAACTTTATTTTTTTTGACAACCTTGCAACTTGTCACTATGTGCTCAACGCCTTACGGCATCTAAGGTAGAGGAACGAAATTGGACAAAGTAGGGGTTACTTGAACTGTTGTGCTCAACGCCTTACGGCATCTAAGGTAGAGGAACTATAGGGGCTGGTCGTCCCTCTCCCTGGCAGCATCGTGCTCAACGCCTTACGGCATCTAAGGTAGAGGAACCCAGTAGACGTTCAAATCAATCTCGCATTCATCTTGTGCTCAACGCCTTACGGCATCTAAGGTAGAGGAACGGAATCGCCGGTTGCCGGTGGTGTCAGCGAGAAATTGTGCTCAACGCCTTACGGCATCTAAGGTAGAGGAACTAAAAAAATAGGGCTAACCATTTTTTAGGCCAGCCGTGCTCAACGCCTTACGGCATCTAAGGTAGAGGAACCCTCAAACTCTCTCCCCTTGCCATCTACCGGATAAAGTGCTCAACGCCTTACGGCATCTAAGGTAGAGGAACCTTGATCAGGCCAAGACGATTGGCCGTGCCGTTTAGGTGCTCAACGCCTTACGGCATCTAAGGTAGAGGAACGTTAATACGGTCTCTAATACTTTAGCTAGTAGCAGACGTGCTCAACGCCTTACGGCATCTAAGGTAGAGGAACCACGAAAGACGTGTGTACTCTTAAGCAGCAAAGTAAGTGCTCAACGCCTTACGGCATCTAAGGTAGAGGAACTTAATAATCGCTGTATGCCTTACCGTGCAAGACATCGTGCTCAACGCCTTACGGCATCTAAGGTAGAGGAACCTGTGTCAAGACCTAATCAAAGGCATTGGGGAGTTGTGCTCAACGCCTTACGGCATCTAAGGTAGAGGAACGAAATTTAAGAAATACTTAGGGTCTCCAATCTTTTGTGCTCAACGCCTTACGGCATCTAAGGTAGAGGAACTTAACAAGAGTTACGGCTTTCTATCTGCTAACGAATGTGCTCAACGCCTTACGGCATCTAAGGTAGAGGAACTGATGTGAGCATTTCCAGATGATGCAGCCCCATAAAGTGCTCAACGCCTTACGGCATCTAAGGTAGAGGAACCTGGCTTTCCAAAAGTTCCGCAAAGGCCGGGATGAGGTGCTCAACGCCTTACGGCATCTAAGGTAGAGGAACCAGACACATCACAGGGTTTACCGTCTAATTCCAGTTGTGCTCAACGCCTTACGGCATCTAAGGTAGAGGAACGAGAAAGTTACTATCGCTGGGATTATTTCAGTTGGGTGCTCAACGCCTTACGGCATCTAAGGTAGAGGAACACAGCTTAGTAATTTTGCTCTGGACATAAGAGCGAGTGTGCTCAACGCCTTACGGCATCTAAGGTAGAGGAACTGATGTGAGCATTTCCAGATGATGCAGCCCCATAAAGTGCTCAACGCCTTACGGCATCTAAGGTAGAGGAACCTGGCTTTCCAAAAGTTCCGCAAAGGCCGGGATGAGGTGCTCAACGCCTTACGGCATCTAAGGTAGAGGAACCAGACACATCACAGGGTTTACCGTCTAATTCCAGTTGTGCTCAACGCCTTACGGCATCTAAGGTAGAGGAACCTGGCTTTCCAAAAGTTCCGCAAAGGCCGGGATGAGGTGCTCAACGCCTTACGGCATCTAAGGTAGAGGAACCAGACACATCACAGGGTTTACCGTCTAATTCCAGTTGTGCTCAACGCCTTACGGCATCTAAGGTAGAGGAACGAGAAAGTTACTATCGCTGGGATTATTTCAGTTGGGTGCTCAACGCCTTACGGCATCTAAGGTAGAGGAACAATAGCTACAACTTCTCTGGCGGGTGAATACTGCGTGCTCAACGCCTTACGGCATCTAAGGTAGAGGAACGGACGAGTATCCGTAATCTGTTCCCTAGTTTGCGGGTGCTCAACGCCTTACGGCATCTAAGGTAGAGGAACCAAACTGAGTTTTGTAGTCATCCCACCCTTTCTTAGTGTGCTCAACGCCTTACGGCATCTAAGGTAGAGGAACGGCGTTTAGGGCGGTGATAGCAATCTTTAGCAGACTGTGCTCAACGCCTTACGGCATCTAAGGTAGAGGAACTACAGAATTGACTTTGGAGCAAATTGCCAATCGGATGTGCTCAACGCCTTACGGCATCTAAGGTAGAGGAACTTTTTGTTCCAGGGTAATTAAGCGCAACCGTTTCTGTGCTCAACGCCTTACGGCATCTAAGGTAGAGGAACAGTGAAATGAAGTGAAACCAAGTGAAATGAGATGAAAGTGCTCAACGCCTTACGGCATCTAAGGTAGAGGAACTTCGGCCACGGACTACACGCCGCCGGGATTGCTCGTGCTCAACGCCTTACGGCATCTAAGGTAGAGGAACACAATTAACAGATATTTGTTTGACGTACTTAGAAAGTGCTCAACGCCTTACGGCATCTAAGGTAGAGGAACAGCTCCGAATTAATCCACCGATTACTAACAGATAAAGTGCTCAACGCCTTACGGCATCTAAGGTAGAGGAACCTTTCTAGCTTCTGATTTAGTAGCGCAATTAACTTGAGTGCTCAACGCCTTACGGCATCTAAGGTAGAGGAACGCCTGATTTTTTTCCCCCTCCAGAAGGGAGGCTCCTGTGCTCAACGCCTTACGGCATCTAAGGTAGAGGAACTGGAACAGAGAATTGATGGTCGCCCTGACCACCGTGTGCTCAACGCCTTACGGCATCTAAGGTAGAGGAACTAAGTAAGATTATTAAAAAGATTACTGAATACAAAGAGTGCTCAACGCCTTACGGCATCTAAGGTAGAGGAACTTGAACCAAATGGGGCGGAACGCGTGGCTGAACTGAAGTGCTCAACGCCTTACGGCATCTAAGGTAGAGGAACAAAAGATTAGTCAATCGGTCAAATCTGAGATTGACGTGCTCAACGCCTTACGGCATCTAAGGTAGAGGAACCGGCCAGGCCTGGGCCGCTATCGTTTTTACTGATGTGCTCAACGCCTTACGGCATCTAAGGTAGAGGAACCCCTCGTCGGCTGCATTCCGCTTTAGCCCCCTCGCGGTGCTCAACGCCTTACGGCATCTAAGGTAGAGGAACTACCGCGCCCTAGTGAATAGTTTTTCCAAAACTCCTGTGCTCAACGCCTTACGGCATCTAAGGTAGAGGAACTACTTAGTTAAGAGATAGTGGATTAGCAAGTGAAGTGCTCAACGCCTTACGGCATCTAAGGTAGAGGAACTAATACGATTAACAATTACTATTACAATACTGTCGTGCTCAACGCCTTACGGCATCTAAGGTAGAGGAACGTGGATTCAGTAAGTAAATCATTCCGAATTAGAAGTGTGCTCAACGCCTTACGGCATCTAAGGTAGAGGAACCATAGTGATAAACCTCATATTGACCATCATAGTAGTGTGCTCAACGCCTTACGGCATCTAAGGTAGAGGAACTTGCCTTTTCCGTTGATTTGAACGTTTTGAAATTCGTGCTCAACGCCTTACGGCATCTAAGGTAGAGGAACGCAATAGTCGCACCCGCTACACCACCACAGACTAAAGTGCTCAACGCCTTACGGCATCTAAGGTAGAGGAACTTTAGATGCCCTGGATAAAGCCCTTGCCGCCTACGAGGTGCTCAACGCCTTACGGCATCTAAGGTAGAGGAACAAGGGTAAGGAAAAGTTGACGTTGGCCTGGGAAGTGTGCTCAACGCCTTACGGCATCTAAGGTAGAGGAACAATCGCTCCTCTGCCGTTAACTGCTCCGGGAACAAGTGCTCAACGCCTTACGGCATCTAAGGTAGAGGAACGAATAGGATTTACAAGAGTCTTTCTAGCCTTTTCAAGTGCTCAACGCCTTACGGCATCTAAGGTAGAGGAACTAAAAGAAGTGAGGCCCCAAGGGGGGCCGGTTAACGTGCTCAACGCCTTACGGCATCTAAGGTAGAGGAACGAGCATATTTCAGGTAATTGATTTAGCCTACCTTTTAAGTGCTCAACGCCTTACGGCATCTAAGGTAGAGGAACTGCCCTTTGACCAATTAGCTCTTGGATCTTGCGAAGTGCTCAACGCCTTACGGCATCTAAGGTAGAGGAACTTGGTTTTCAAAATTACCTATAAAATCTATTGCCAATAGTGCTCAACGCCTTACGGCATCTAAGGTAGAGGAACGAACGATCACGTAAAACAACCACAGTCTAAGCGTGTGGTGCTCAACGCCTTACGGCATCTAAGGTAGAGGAACAAGCTCTAAGCTGTCCCAAGTTACCAGGATTCGATGTGCTCAACGCCTTACGGCATCTAAGGTAGAGGAACCGGCATCGAGGCACGGGGCAAATAGGCTGGGGCGAGTGCTCAACGCCTTACGGCATCTAAGGTAGAGGAACATTCGCTCGAACCCTGCACCTGCTCCCAGTTAACGGGTGCTCAACGCCTTACGGCATCTAAGGTAGAGGAACGTG includes the following:
- the mfd gene encoding transcription-repair coupling factor → MPLAAIKRSWAKLPLIAELTTKLQQQQSLHLTGIPRLVKGLVASTLAQSQPLLVITATLEEAGRWAAQLEMMGWGSVLFYPTSEASPYDPFDMEAEMAWGQLQVLAELGRENSNLAIVTTERALQPHLPPPDLFQDYCLRLEVGQESNLKALSQTLANLGYERVPLVESEGQWSQRGDILDIFPVSAELPVRLEWFGEQLEKLREFDPANQRSLDAIPKLVLTPTSFSPLIDQALSQSQKSQIQALLTPPEQEQWQAGTPPEGMRRFLGLAFDQPASLIDYLAPNTLVVLDEPEQCRQHSHHWYEQIESHWQEVNQRSLMPATHQTFVDCLTQIDPYQQLKLNELAEVNQGLNLSSRPVPAIPHQFGKLAETIRQEREKKFTVWLISAQPSRSVALLQEHDCPAQFVPNPKDFPAIDKLQAQRVPIALKYSGLAELEGFILPTLRTVVVTDREFFGQHSLANMGYVRKRRRAASKQVDVNKLQPGDYVVHRQHGIGRFLKLEPLSISHETREYLVIQYADGVLRIAADQFNTLSRLRTGQDTPPQLNKLSGQAWEKTKQKVRKAIKKVAVDLLQLYAQRAQQQGFRYPPDQPWQVEMEDSFPYQPTPDQLKATQDVKQDMESDRPMDRLVCGDVGFGKTEVAIRAIFKAITAGKQVAVLAPTTILTQQHYHTLKERFAPYPIHVGLLNRFRTGEERKNILQRLATGELDVVVGTHQLLGKGVNFRDLGLLVIDEEQRFGVNQKEKIKSLKTQVDVLTLSATPIPRTLYMALSGVREMSVITTPPPSRRPIQTHLSPYDLEAIRSAIRQELDRGGQVFYVVPRVAGIEEVAGRLQLMVPGARILVAHGQMQEGELESTMLGFSNAEAEILVCTTIIESGLDIPRVNTILVEDAQKFGLAQLYQLRGRVGRAGIQAHAWLFYPRQESLTDEARARLRAIQEFTQLGSGYQLAMRDMEIRGVGNLLGAEQHGQMDAIGFDLYVEMLEEAIAEIRGQEIPTVEDTQIDLSVTAFIPADYIPDMEQKMSTYRAISASQDGLALKQVLLDLTDRYGVPPAPVMQLIRVVELKQVAKKLGFSRIRPESKQHVILETPMAEPAWTVLASNLPTHLQTRFVYSPGKVTVRGLGMQTADKQLESLIDWLGKLQINVVKAGQQGN